The Atribacter laminatus genome contains the following window.
GCCTCTCATCAGAATATCGATGGTGATGGTTTGGGGTCGATGATATCACTGTATTTATTTCTCATTCAAAAAAAATTGAATCCAATAATGGTTTATGATAATACAATTCCTTATTTCTATCATTTTTTACCAAACTTAAAGGACATCTATCCCCTTGCTCACCCGAAGCTGAAAGAAATCTCTGAAGATACCGTCTTTTTTGCTGTTGACTGCTCAAATCCTCAGCGACTGGGCCAACTGAATGATATTCGAGAAAAGTGTTCCTTGGTCGTTAACATTGATCATCATCCTGATAATTCCTCTTATGGAACCATTAACTATATTGATCCTCACTGCCCGTCAACAACTATTCTTATCTACCAATTAGCTAAAAAAAATAAAGTGAAGTTGGATGCATCACTTTCCATGTCAATTCTCACTGGACTAATTACCGATACCGGTGGATTTCAGTATGTAGAATTAAATCAGCAGCTTCTTGGCATTTTAGAAGATCTCATCAATCATGGGGCTTCGGTCGCAACGATTACACGTTATGCCTTTAAAAGTCGGCGATATTCAGCATTGAAATTATTAGGGATAGCCTTGAATCATTTTGTTTACGATTATCAGTTTCACTTTGGAATGACCTATCTTCTCCGAAGTGATTTTGAACTTTGCGGGGCCTCGGAAGAAGATACTGAAGGAATTGTCGATTATGGACTCTATGTTCCTGGGTCTCTCATATCAGTATTTATTCGGGAAGTTGACAATCAAACTTTTAAAGTTAGCCTCCGTTCCCAAGACGAAACCAACATTCTTCCTATTGCCCATGCTTTTGGTGGAGGAGGGCATTTAAAAGCAGCCGGTTTTAAAATTCAAGGAGATTTTAAAACTGTATACCAAAATCTGAAAGAACATATTCAGGGGTACCTTTCCTCACAATCGGGTACGCCCCATTCTGTATCTGTATAAAAACATGATTGGTGGAATAATCCTTGTATATAAACCGGTGGGAGTCGTTTCCCACCGGGTGGTAGAAACCATCCGTAAGGTACTTGGAGTAAAAGTCGGCCATGCCGGAACACTAGACCCTTTTGCCCGAGGACTTCTTCTAGTTTGTTGGGGGAAAGCAACTCGTTTTACTCCTTTTTTCCAAGAACTCCCAAAATCCTATCGGGCTTGGATGCGTTTTGGTATCTCTACCGATTCCTTTGATGTCCTCGGACAGATTAAAAATTTCTCCCTTCAACCGCTTGCCACTGATATTATTGAAAAAACGATTATTCCTTTTCAAGGAACGAGACAGCAAATCATTCCTTCTTTTTCGGCAACCAAATATCAAGGTCATCGGTTATATAAGTATGCTCGCCAGGGTAAATCAATTCCCGAATTAAAAAAGGAGATTACTATTTACCAGCTTCAAATCACCAATCTGCAACCTGGTTCATTTCCTGAAGCAGAAATGCTAATATCTTGTTCGTCAGGTACCTATATTCGAAGCATTGCCCATGAAATTGGAGAGGAGCTGGGTATAGGTGGATATGTGTATAGTTTACGTCGGGAAAACATTGGTAATTTCTCCTGGTCTGATAGTTTGGTGGTTTCTGATGTCTCTCTTCAACCGGATATGCTGATCCAAAAGTCGATTCCTGTAGATCAAGCTTTATACTGGATACCATCGATCTCTGTTCCAAAAGAGGAAGGATTAAGACTCCTTCAGGGGAGTTCAATCAATTGGCCTGATTCTCTATCATTGGAAACGAATCCATGGGTAAAAATATATTCACAAAATCTTTTTTTAGGTATGGCTCGTATCAATCAAGAAAAACGGCTTCTTCATCCCGAAATTATCGTCGAAGAAAGGAGTCGATATGTTATCTAAAAGTTATCCGAAAGATTACCTTGAATCTGTCGTTGCACTTGGCTTTTTTGATGGTATTCATTTAGGTCATCAAGCCGTTTTAAACCGGGCTGCTACCATTGCCGCAGAAAAAGAGAAACCATTACGAATTATAACTTTTTATCCCCATCCACGAAATTCCATTGGACATAACCATACTATAAAATATATAACCACCTACGCCGAGAAATACCAATGTTTTCAAAGTTTCTACCCAGGGTGTGAAGTTTATTTTCTCCGGTTTAACCGACAGCTTCGTCATACATCTTCTGAAAGTTTTCTCGATCGAATCAATCAGTGGTTTAGACCAATAGCTGTGATAACCGGCGAAAATTTTCGATTTGGATATAGAACCCAAGGAGATCAAATATTTCTCCAAAATTTTTTTAAAAAAAGGGGGGTTGAAACTGCCATTATTCCATCGATATCTCTTGACGGAGATGTGCTATCCAGCACCATGGTCCGCCAACTTATTGAAAAGGGCGATATTAAAAAAGTAAATAAGGTTTTAGGATATCCTTTTTCCATTCGGGGTCGAATTGTAAAAGGAAAACAAATTGGAAGTCAAATTGGTTTTCCGACTGCCAATTTGCTTCCGGTTTCTTCGAAAATAATGCCCCCACATGGTGTTTACTTCGGCTTCATGAATTGGAAAAAGGGAGAATATCCGGCTTTGATTTATATTGGAACCAAACCAACCGTCAGTCAAAATCAAAGAAGGGTTGTTGAAGTTCACATTAGCCATCAAATTTGCCAATCCCTTTACCAAGAAAGGATTACGGTACAACTTCAGCATTTTTGGCGTTTAGAAAAGCATTTTTTAACTATTGAGGCTCTTAAAGAACAAATAACCATAGATCAAGCCGCTTTTAACGCGTATTTACAGCATACTCAGGGTATGATAAACTAAATGTCGAATGTATAGAAATCGGAGGTGTAATATCAATTGGCCCTTACAAAAGAAAAGAAAAATGAGCTCATAGAACAATTTAAAAATCACGATGGAGACACTGGTTCTCCGGAAGTTCAAATTGCTTTGCTGACTGAAAGAATTCGTGAACTTACCGAGCACTTAAAAATCCATACCAAAGACTTTCATTCTCGTCGAGGTCTTTTTATGATGGTCGGTCAACGTCGAAGACTGTTGAATTATCTAAAAAAGTACCATGTTGACCGTTATTATTCGATTTTAGAAAAACTATCGTTACGAAAGTAAGAGGAAGGTGTTGAAAATAAACAGAACTGAAATTGAGTTTGGTGAAAACAATTGTATTATTGAAACAGGAAAGGTCGCCAAACAGGCTGGTGGAGCGGTTATGGTTCGATACGGAGATACGGAAGTTTTAGTAACCGCAACTGCATCTGAAGAACCACGGGAAGATATTGACTTTACCCCCCTTTTGGTCGATTATGAAGAACGTTTCTATGCTGCTGGAAAAATTCCAGGTGGATTTATAAAAAGGGAAGGAAGGCCAAGAAGCGATGCCATTCTGAATGGACGTTTGATTGATCGATCGATTCGACCACTTTTTCCTGAATTTTATCGAAATGATATTCAAGTTGTTACAACTGTCCTTTCGGTAGATGAAAAAAATACTCCGGAAGTACTTGGTTTGTTAGGTGCTTCCTTGGCTTTGGGAATTTCAGAAATACCCTTTGAAGGGCCAATCGGCGCTTGTCGGATCGGCTTGCTGGATCAAGATAATTTTATTATTAATCCCAGCTTGGAGCAACTTATTTCCAGCCGTTTGGATATGGTGATTGCTGGTTCGGAAGAAGGAATTACCATGATCGAAGCTGGAGCGAAAGAGGTTTCGGAAGCAGACGTCACTCAAGCTTTGAAAATAGGTTACAAATTTATTCTCAAAACCATTCAAACCCAGAAAGCAATCGTATCTCAATGGGGAAAACCGAAAAAAGAATTCGAAGTTCCCGCCTATTTTGCCGAAATCGAAGATTGGATCCGAAACAATTATCTAATAAAAATTGCCGATAAAATTGCCGCTTTTGATAAATCTGAACGTCAAAAAACTATCAATCTACTTTATAAACAAGCACTTGAAGAAGCCACTCAAACTTTTGAGAATCTCCAAGGGTTTTCATTGCTTTGGGAAAAAATTGTAAAAGAGAGCATCCAGGACCTTCTCTTTAAAAGTGGATTAAGACAGGATGGTAGACGTCCAAATGAAATTCGACCGATTGAGTGTGAAGTTGGGATTCTACCCCGAACCCACGGATCGGCTCTTTTTACCCGAGGACAAACCCAAGCTATGGCCATTACTACTTTAGGAGCCACCAGTGAAGGCCAGAAAGTTGATGGCCTACAGGATGAAGAAGCTCGGCGTTTTATGCTCCATTACAACTTTCCACCCTTTAGTACTGGTGAAGTGAAACCGATGAGAGGTCCAGGACGCCGGGAAATCGGACATGGCGCTTTGGCTGAAAGAGCACTGGAATATTTTATTCCACCTGAATCGGAGTTTCCTTATGCAATACGGATCGTCTCTGAAATTCTCGAATCGAATGGCTCATCGTCGATGGCGACCGTTTGCGGAGGAAGTCTTTCTTTGATGGATGCTGGTGTTCCGATTCGATCAGCTTGTGCTGGTCTGTCGATAGGTTTAATGAGAAACCAAGAAAACAACATTTTATTGAAAGATATTCTTGGTTCTGAAGATCATTATGGTGAGATGGATTTTAAGGTGGCCGGTAGCCGACAAGGAATCACTGCCATTCAACTCGATGTAAAAAACCGGGGGCTGAGCTGGGATCTTTTAAGTCAAGCACTTGAAGAAGCCAAATCTGGACGGTATCATATTCTGGAAATTATGGATCAAGCTATTCATGCACCGCGTGAAATCCTTTCTCCTTATGCCCCGAAAATCGGTATCATCGAAATTAATCCAGACCGAATCGGCTCCGTTATCGGACCGGGCGGGAAAATTATTAAAAAGATTGTCGATGAAACTGGAGCGATTATCGATATTCAAGATGACGGAAAGATTATCATTTTCTCCCGTAACGAAGAGGGGAAAGTTAAAGCAGTTGAAATGATTAAAAACATTACTCAAGAAGTCGAAATTGGAAAAACCTATTTGGGACGAGTGACAAAAACCACTGATTTTGGAGCCTTCGTTGAAATTTTTCCAGGAAGGGAAGGGCTCGTTCACATATCTCAATTAGCTCGGGAACGGGTTCGAAAAACCGAAGACGTGGTTAAAACTGGTGAAGATATCTTAG
Protein-coding sequences here:
- a CDS encoding DHH family phosphoesterase, whose product is MEIQHLFQTLPQKNPIIIASHQNIDGDGLGSMISLYLFLIQKKLNPIMVYDNTIPYFYHFLPNLKDIYPLAHPKLKEISEDTVFFAVDCSNPQRLGQLNDIREKCSLVVNIDHHPDNSSYGTINYIDPHCPSTTILIYQLAKKNKVKLDASLSMSILTGLITDTGGFQYVELNQQLLGILEDLINHGASVATITRYAFKSRRYSALKLLGIALNHFVYDYQFHFGMTYLLRSDFELCGASEEDTEGIVDYGLYVPGSLISVFIREVDNQTFKVSLRSQDETNILPIAHAFGGGGHLKAAGFKIQGDFKTVYQNLKEHIQGYLSSQSGTPHSVSV
- the truB gene encoding tRNA pseudouridine(55) synthase TruB, whose protein sequence is MIGGIILVYKPVGVVSHRVVETIRKVLGVKVGHAGTLDPFARGLLLVCWGKATRFTPFFQELPKSYRAWMRFGISTDSFDVLGQIKNFSLQPLATDIIEKTIIPFQGTRQQIIPSFSATKYQGHRLYKYARQGKSIPELKKEITIYQLQITNLQPGSFPEAEMLISCSSGTYIRSIAHEIGEELGIGGYVYSLRRENIGNFSWSDSLVVSDVSLQPDMLIQKSIPVDQALYWIPSISVPKEEGLRLLQGSSINWPDSLSLETNPWVKIYSQNLFLGMARINQEKRLLHPEIIVEERSRYVI
- the ribF gene encoding riboflavin biosynthesis protein RibF, which translates into the protein MLSKSYPKDYLESVVALGFFDGIHLGHQAVLNRAATIAAEKEKPLRIITFYPHPRNSIGHNHTIKYITTYAEKYQCFQSFYPGCEVYFLRFNRQLRHTSSESFLDRINQWFRPIAVITGENFRFGYRTQGDQIFLQNFFKKRGVETAIIPSISLDGDVLSSTMVRQLIEKGDIKKVNKVLGYPFSIRGRIVKGKQIGSQIGFPTANLLPVSSKIMPPHGVYFGFMNWKKGEYPALIYIGTKPTVSQNQRRVVEVHISHQICQSLYQERITVQLQHFWRLEKHFLTIEALKEQITIDQAAFNAYLQHTQGMIN
- a CDS encoding polyribonucleotide nucleotidyltransferase, with the translated sequence MNRTEIEFGENNCIIETGKVAKQAGGAVMVRYGDTEVLVTATASEEPREDIDFTPLLVDYEERFYAAGKIPGGFIKREGRPRSDAILNGRLIDRSIRPLFPEFYRNDIQVVTTVLSVDEKNTPEVLGLLGASLALGISEIPFEGPIGACRIGLLDQDNFIINPSLEQLISSRLDMVIAGSEEGITMIEAGAKEVSEADVTQALKIGYKFILKTIQTQKAIVSQWGKPKKEFEVPAYFAEIEDWIRNNYLIKIADKIAAFDKSERQKTINLLYKQALEEATQTFENLQGFSLLWEKIVKESIQDLLFKSGLRQDGRRPNEIRPIECEVGILPRTHGSALFTRGQTQAMAITTLGATSEGQKVDGLQDEEARRFMLHYNFPPFSTGEVKPMRGPGRREIGHGALAERALEYFIPPESEFPYAIRIVSEILESNGSSSMATVCGGSLSLMDAGVPIRSACAGLSIGLMRNQENNILLKDILGSEDHYGEMDFKVAGSRQGITAIQLDVKNRGLSWDLLSQALEEAKSGRYHILEIMDQAIHAPREILSPYAPKIGIIEINPDRIGSVIGPGGKIIKKIVDETGAIIDIQDDGKIIIFSRNEEGKVKAVEMIKNITQEVEIGKTYLGRVTKTTDFGAFVEIFPGREGLVHISQLARERVRKTEDVVKTGEDILVKVIGIDSFGKVSLSHKDTLSDSPAPSKDTQRSREKPHFHSKRNKE
- the rpsO gene encoding 30S ribosomal protein S15, whose protein sequence is MALTKEKKNELIEQFKNHDGDTGSPEVQIALLTERIRELTEHLKIHTKDFHSRRGLFMMVGQRRRLLNYLKKYHVDRYYSILEKLSLRK